The genomic interval GCGGACGAGGTCGGGGTCGAGCAGGACATCCCGACCGGCGATCTCACCCCGGCCGCATTCGTCGCCCAGCGCGCCGCGATGCCGAAGAGCACCCGCGTCTCCGCCGAGCTCGACGAGATGCAGGCGGCCTGGAACGGCCGCGAGAAGGCCCGCGAGCTGCGCGAGCTGGTTGCCGCCAACACACCTCCGGTGAACCCGCAGGAGCCGGGCAGCTCGCCGAGCCGGCAAGCACCGGGCGAAGGAACGGCTGCGCCAACACCCACCACGACACCGACCGTGACGCCTACGCGGACTGCGCCGACGGTCGGGCCGTCCAAGCCGGTGCCGCCGCAGACTCCGGCTGCTCCGGTGAAGACGCCGGCATCGGCGTACATCATGAAGGGGTTCCAGACCTCGCAGGAGAAGGGGTACTGGTGCGGGCCGGCGACGTTCCAGTCGATCGACTGGGCCGACGACAACCAGAAGGACACCCAGGCGTCGTGGGCCAAGGACCTCGGCTCGACCACAGGCGGTACGGCGATCTCCGCGATGGTGAAGCAGACCAACGTGAAGACCGCCTGGCCGAAGGTCGCCGGCACCTACGTCGTGCAGAACGTCTCGGACTGGAACGCGCAGACGTTCTTCACCGTCCACCAGAAGCACCTCGGCGTCTACAAGGCCCCGGTGATCGAGCACGTGCAGCTGCTGAAGCGGTACTTCCCGTACCTCGCCTTCAACCACAGCGGGCACTACCAGGTCGGCCGCGGGTACGACAAGGCGAACGGCACGATCGCGATCTTCGAGGTGTTCAACGAACGCCGGTTCAACAGCCGCGGCAACGTCACCGACGGCCCGCGGAACATCCCGGCCAGCGCGCTCTTCAACGCCACGCTGGCCAACTCGTTCCAGAACATCGGGTTGTGATGCGTCGCCGTACGGTTGCCGCAGGCACCCTTCTCGTCCTGGCCCTGGCCGGCTGCTCGTCCACCTCGAAGGACAGCAGCCCGCCTCCGGCCACCACACCGACACCGAAGCCGACACCGTCGGCCACCCCGACCTCACCAGGCCGGCCGACGGACAGCGGTACGGCGATCCCGGTCTGGGCGAGCGTCCTTCGGCAACCGGTCGACGGCCAGCACCTCGTCACCCAGCAACGCAGGTACGTCGTGACCCGCGGCAGCGACGAGGCCGGTACGACGACCATCACCAGCCGCACCAGCAAGAAGGCCGTCGTCCGCCACGTCCCCGCGACCGGGTTCGTCGCCCAGTCCCCCGTCGTCATCGATGACCACTGGGCCCTGATCGAGGACATCCGCTCGGACGGTCCGGATCCGCAGATCAGGGTGTTCCGCTATGACCTCAGCACCGGCAAGGCCGCGTCATCCGCCGCACTGCCACCGGTCTCGGAGCCCGAGATCGGCGCGTACGACGGCACGTTCGCCTACAGTTCGACCGACGCGAAGAACCGCTCGTGCCTGATCGTCGCCGACCTCGCGACCCTCAGGTCCCACCCGGTCACCTGTGTCGATGCTCCCGGCTACGTCGCCGATCCGGTCGTGTCGGCCGACACCGTCACCTTCAGCGAGATCGCCGCGCCGGAGACCGCACGCCGCTGCAAGCGCATCCTCTCCGCCTCGCTGTCCAGCGGCACGGCGCAACCGGTGCCCGCGGCAACCAACTGCATCCAGTGGAGCGGTGCGTCGTTGCGCGGCGCAACGGTGTGGTCCGAGGTCGCCGCCGCGGACCCGGACCAGTACCAGAGCAAGGCGTACATCCGTGAGTCCGGCGACTCCCCCGCCCGGCCGCTCGGCACCGTCGTCACCGACACGATCCTTGCCTGCGGCAACTGGATCCTCTGGGAGACCCGCACCGTCAGCGCGACCGGTGAGGAGACCTACCAGATCAACCGCTGGCGACCCGGTCTCGCCGCCCCACAACGCATGTACGCCGCCAAACCCGGCGTCGCCCTCACCCCGATGACGTGTCAGGACAACACGGTGTACGTCGAAGCGGCGTACCTCGCGAGCACGCCGACGTACACGGAAACGATCGCCGCGCCGGTCTAGCGCCAAGCGTGCCGGATCCGCACCTTGCCGAACCCGACCGCTCCGGTGATCCGGATCCGCGGACCGGTGCCGGTGGACATCCGCGGCGGCTTGTACTGCGAGTCCTTCCAGGTGGTGTGCAGACCCTCGATCTCGACGACGGCGTTGCGCGGCACCCGGATCTTCGCACCGCCGGTGCCGAGCTTGAGCTCGATGTCGACCTCCTGGTGCTCGAAGATCGCCCGGGACAGGTCGAGCCGGACCCGGCCGAACGCGGACTGCACCTTCAGCCTCCGCGGGACCCGCCAGACGCCGACGCGGGTGATCCGCCCGGACGCGGCGCCGATGGTCGCGGAGCGGCCCGGGTCCGGCGCCGGCAGCGATGCCAGGGCCCGCTGGATGTCCTGCCGGGTCCTGGCGCTGAGCACCTGGTGCAGGCGGGCGTCCATCTCCTCGTGCGTGAGGATCCCGTCCGTGTAGGCCTCCTGCACGCGTCGCACAGCGGCATCGCGGTCCACGTCCACGATTGCGGGCGAGCGGTCTTCAGGTACGGACGTCACCAAACCACTGTAGTCCCGCTAGACGGCCAGACCGCGGGCCCGGAGTTGCGTCCGAAGGTCGGCCGCACCGGTGAAGACCTCGGCGTCGAGACCGACCGCGCGGGCACCTTCGACGTTGTACGCCATGTCGTCGGTGTAGAACGTCCGCGCCGGGTCCAGGCCGAAGCGATCGATGAGGATCCGGTAGATCTTCTCGTCCGGCTTCACCGTCTGCTCGACCCCGGAAACGACCTCCCCGTCGAACCGGGTCAGGATCGGGAACGCGTCCTTCGCCACCTCCCACTTCTCGCCGGAGAAGTTCGTCAACGCGTACGTCGGCAGTCCGAGCGCCTGGATCTCGGTGATGACTGCGGCAGTGTCCTCGAAGACGCCCTTGACCATCTTCAGCCAGCCGGTGTCGTACGCCTCGATCCACTCGGCGTGCTCCGGGTGCAGGCTGGTCAGCTCCGCGATCGCCTCGGTCCACGGCCGGCCCTCGTCCTGCTTGTGGTTCCAGGCCGGAGTGGTCACGTTGGTCAGGAAGTGCGACCGCTGTTCCGCGTCGGGAATCAGGTCGGCGTAGAGGTAGTCGGGGCTCCAGTCCAGCAGTACTCCACCGATGTCGAACACCACCGCGTCGATCGTCCTGTCAGTCATGCCCGCAACCCTACGAGACTCGTGGAAAAGGGTGCGGCGGCCTTCACATTGCGGAGTACTGGCACGGTCTCGATGGCGGTGATGTGTTCGATGGCGCCGACGCGCTGGGTGAGGTAGGT from Kribbella sp. NBC_00709 carries:
- a CDS encoding DUF1707 SHOCT-like domain-containing protein, encoding MTSVPEDRSPAIVDVDRDAAVRRVQEAYTDGILTHEEMDARLHQVLSARTRQDIQRALASLPAPDPGRSATIGAASGRITRVGVWRVPRRLKVQSAFGRVRLDLSRAIFEHQEVDIELKLGTGGAKIRVPRNAVVEIEGLHTTWKDSQYKPPRMSTGTGPRIRITGAVGFGKVRIRHAWR
- a CDS encoding HAD family hydrolase gives rise to the protein MTDRTIDAVVFDIGGVLLDWSPDYLYADLIPDAEQRSHFLTNVTTPAWNHKQDEGRPWTEAIAELTSLHPEHAEWIEAYDTGWLKMVKGVFEDTAAVITEIQALGLPTYALTNFSGEKWEVAKDAFPILTRFDGEVVSGVEQTVKPDEKIYRILIDRFGLDPARTFYTDDMAYNVEGARAVGLDAEVFTGAADLRTQLRARGLAV
- a CDS encoding C39 family peptidase codes for the protein MLTAARGATLILLGALLAQAPLTAQAYQPREPEYSGPPSGATASTTPTPTSAPTTAPTSAPTATPTPGPTSTPTVTPTSTPTASQPVAEPAARSWSEVVKQVTETSPGDLQVRSADTSEQAESMLRCFKLDTENYCLGLGFVDKVPTGAQLQQLVSPPSLRAADEVGVEQDIPTGDLTPAAFVAQRAAMPKSTRVSAELDEMQAAWNGREKARELRELVAANTPPVNPQEPGSSPSRQAPGEGTAAPTPTTTPTVTPTRTAPTVGPSKPVPPQTPAAPVKTPASAYIMKGFQTSQEKGYWCGPATFQSIDWADDNQKDTQASWAKDLGSTTGGTAISAMVKQTNVKTAWPKVAGTYVVQNVSDWNAQTFFTVHQKHLGVYKAPVIEHVQLLKRYFPYLAFNHSGHYQVGRGYDKANGTIAIFEVFNERRFNSRGNVTDGPRNIPASALFNATLANSFQNIGL